The Malus domestica chromosome 10, GDT2T_hap1 genome contains a region encoding:
- the LOC103429673 gene encoding bidirectional sugar transporter SWEET2a-like produces the protein MVQVLWVPLLEYCYRHCRYHSSSKHHIILLPFFLYKRYRRKGKLKSGLRCRGNVFAFVLFLSPIPTFKRIVITKSTEQFSGLPYIYALLNCLICSWYGLPVVKTGIILVATVNSVVAVFQLVYLSMFIRYTERAIKLRMMGLIAAIFVVFAFVVFVSLGLLDYDERQTFVRYLSVASLISMFASPLFIIKLVIKTRSVEFMPFNLSLATFLMSLSFSAYGVFKKDPFPLYPKWYWNNFRACPIGSVLLLQQCIWRCLKRTVDSFVRLTNGLASLILKYSKIK, from the exons ATGGTGCAGGTTCTCTGGGTTCCTCT GTTAGAGTACTGCTACCGGCATTGCAGGTACCATTCTTCATCTAAACACCATATTATacttcttccattttttttatacaagcgaTACAGGAGGAAAGGGAAATTGAAATCGGGACTTCGGTGCAGGG GGAATGTCTTTGCCTTTGTGTTGTTTCTGTCACCAAT ACCAACATTTAAGAGAATTGTCATAACCAAGTCAACAGAACAATTTTCTGGATTGCCTTACATATATGCACTTTTGAACTGCTTGATATGCTCCTGGTATGGCTTGCCTGTAGTCAAGACTGGTATTATACTGGTGGCTACAGTCAATTCAGTCGTGGCGGTTTTCCAGTTAGTCTACTTGAGCATGTTCATTAGATACACTGAAAGAGCGATTAAG CTGAGGATGATGGGATTGATAGCGGCAATTTTTGTTGTGTTCGCGTTCGTTGTCTTTGTGAGCTTGGGACTTTTAGACTACGATGAGAGGCAAACGTTTGTCAGATACTTGAGTGTTGCTTCGCTCATCTCAATGTTTGCTTCGCCGCTGTTTATCATA AAACTGGTGATCAAAACAAGGAGTGTTGAGTTCATGCCATTCAATCTTTCTCTCGCGACTTTTCTGATgagtctctctttctctgcatATGGAGTGTTCAAGAAAGACCCTTTTCCTCTAT ATCCCAAATGGTATTGGAACAATTTTAGGGCTTGTCCAATTGGCTCTGTACTCCTACTACAACAATGTATCTGGAGATGCCTTAAGAGAACCGTTGATAGTTTCGTACGCCTGACGAACGGATTGGCATCCTTAATACTCAAATACAGTAAAATCAAGTGa
- the LOC139188712 gene encoding uncharacterized protein — protein sequence MAMMLRYVDDNGHVIERFVGIQHVTDTTSSSLKDAINTFFSRNGLSISKLRGQGYDGASNMRVILGLTNDLSQALQRKDQEIVNAMALVKSCREKLHWMKNNGFDALVDEVSSFCEKQHIDVPNMEEAFILPGRSRRNAPIKTNRHHYRVELFIYVIDEQITELDDRFNELQLLQWREYFLS from the exons ATGGCTATGATGTTGCGTTATGTGGATGACAACGGGCATGTAATTGAAAGATTTGTGGGTATCCAACATGTTACCGACACTACTTCAAGTTCACTAAAGGATGCTATTAACACATTCTTTTCTCGCAACGGTTTGAGCATTTCCAAGTTACGAGGACAAGGTTATGATGGTGCTAGCAATATGAGAG tcatattgggactcacaaatgatttgtcacaagcattgcaaaggaaagatcaagaaattgtgaatgcaatggctTTAGTGAAATCATGCAGGGAAAAGCTACATTGGATGAAGAATAATGGGTTCGATGCATTGGTTGATGAAgtatcttctttttgtgaaaaacaacatATTGATGTTCCTAACATGGAAGAGGCATTTATACTTCCAGGGAGGTCAAGGCGTAATGCTCCAATAAAGACAAATCGTCATCATTATCGTGTAGAGCTCTTCATTTATGTCATTGATGAGCAAATTACGGAGTTAGATGATCGCTTTAATGAG TTGCAACTGCTTCAATGGAGAGAGTATTTTCTGTCATGA
- the LOC139188711 gene encoding uncharacterized protein, which translates to MELSVDAALAILLSVWLRGIIMERFFKRKSSSGSGSSNNVESSNAVGSSRTPSSRQSQLDDVLGNLQADPRLRIQMIDYDANMRDEVRRSYLHKGPCQPRGHNFPITNMSGINRHFIPQWFDEFDWLEYSISKDAAFCLYCYLFKTNFEQVGSEAFTRYGFKTWKKEREIFKMHVGPVGSVHNKAREATTNLMNQATHIETAVSKHSDQARKAYRTCLNASIKCTKFLLRQGLAFRGHDESATSSNRGNYLELLQFFADNDDKVREVVMENAPGNLKLLAPSIQKEIVNSCALETLDAIMDGLKDRFFSISG; encoded by the exons atggagctctctgtggatgcagcccttgccattttgctctctGTTTGGCTGAGAGG aattattatggaacggttttttaagagaaaatcATCATCGGGTTCGGGTAGTTCGAATAATGTTGAGAGTTCAAATGCTGTTGGTAGTTCAAGAACTCCAAGTTCAAGACAAAGTCAGTTAGATGATGTTTTGGGTAATCTTCAAGCGGATCCTAGATTAAGAATTCAAATGATAGATTATGATGCTAATATGAGAGATGAGGTCCGAAGATCATATCTACATAAAGGACCTTGTCAACCTAGAGGTCATAATTTCCCAATAACTAATATGTCGGGAATTAATCGACACTTCATTCCCCAATggtttgatgagtttgattggttggagtatagtataTCTAAAGATGCGGCATTTTGTCTATATTGCTATctctttaaaaccaattttgaaCAAGTGGGTAGTGAAGCTTTCACTAGATATGGATTTAAGACttggaagaaagagagagaaatattTAAGATGCATGTTGGACCGGTTGGGAGTGTTCATAATAAGGCTAGAGAAGCTActacaaatttgatgaatcaaGCTACACATATTGAAACAGCAGTGAGCAAACACTCCGACCAAGCTCGTAAGGCTTATCGCACATGCTTGAATGCATCAATCAAGTGCACTAAGTTTTTATTGCGACAAGGTCTTGCTTTTCGTGGTCATGATGAAAGTGCCACTTCAAGCAATAGGGGAAATTACTTGGAGCTATTGCAATTTTTTGCAGATAATGATGATAAAGTTAGAGAAGTTGTGATGGAAAATGCTCCGGGGAATCTCAAATTACTAGCTCCTTCCATTcaaaaagaaattgtgaattcatGTGCCCTTGAAACACTTGATGCTATCATGGATGGTCTAAAAGATAGATTCTTTTCAATAAGTGGATGA